CAGTGCGAGAAAAAGCCCAATAAAGGCCTTCGAACATGTTTCGGCAATATTCGACCAGCCTCTCGCGCTTGAGAGTATTTTCGTGAATTCCGCTATTGTTTCGCCCGGACCAGGCAATAGAAGGTTGCTTGAAACCAAAAGAGATGCGGCAAACCATACCAGTAGAAGAAACCCTACCGAGAGAATTGGCGCAAGCTGTTTCCTTCTAGAAGAAGAGAGCATCTAGATCAATATCACCCGTAAGTTCCTGATCGAGTTCCCGCAGCTTTTCGATATATATCGTTGTTTCTTCCCTGGCTTTCTCGGAGTCTGAAAATAGAAAGCCCGCTGTATCCATTGCCTTCTTCAGTACAGGAACGGGGAAGCCACCCATCTTTTCTGACACTATCTCCGCAGTCTTTTCCCTATTAGCGAGCGACAGGCTCATGGACTGCTGGTAAAGAAGAAGAAATGATTCGACAACACTTCTATCGAGAGAACCGCTTACGAATATCCCCGATGTAGGAATGTTGATTCTCCTATCGTTGAAGCTTTCCCATAGATCTTCAATCGGCATAGACCTTATTACACTCTGAACACGAGCTTCGGCAAGAGAAGCAAATGGTTCAGGTACAAGAATGAGCTTGGCTTTTCCGCTCGCAAGAAGCTGCACAGCCTCCGCGCCGCCTACGTAGACTATAGACGCATCTTTTCCGACTTCATATCCACGAGACTCAAGGGCGCCGCGAAGAATGGTGTCTGCTGTCTGACCAGGTGCCTGCAAGGTGTAGATCACCGTTCCTACTAGGTCTTCTATATCATCTATCGACTTCTCTGTAGATATGAAATAGAAACCATTCCACATGCTCACTGCTGCGAGCTTAATATCTACTCCAGAAGCTGCCAGCTTAATTCCGACGGTTACCGGAAGAAGGCTTATCTGCGCCCTCCCTGTAACCAGCATTGAAATTGCTTCGTCGACGCTTCTCCACAAATTGATTTCGAGACCCGGGACTTCATTAGAGATATCCGAGGAGAGTAACTCAGCAATCGGAATTAGAGTAGGACCAACTGGATTTATGTAATTGATGCCAAAAGATACGAGGGCTAGAGACACCACAAAAACTGTAATAATGAGTTTCTTCATAGAACCACCTCCACTAACAATTATACACTCAATTCACCGGCCTGACGACGGCTTAACAGCTTTGAAGGCCAAATCGCGAGCCTGAAGCCGAATCAGCACTCTCAGGGCCGATTTCTTCCCGATGAAGGCTGGAATCGCCCTCTATAAGGAGTTTGGTAATTTGAGCTC
This Mesotoga infera DNA region includes the following protein-coding sequences:
- a CDS encoding ABC transporter substrate-binding protein, whose translation is MKKLIITVFVVSLALVSFGINYINPVGPTLIPIAELLSSDISNEVPGLEINLWRSVDEAISMLVTGRAQISLLPVTVGIKLAASGVDIKLAAVSMWNGFYFISTEKSIDDIEDLVGTVIYTLQAPGQTADTILRGALESRGYEVGKDASIVYVGGAEAVQLLASGKAKLILVPEPFASLAEARVQSVIRSMPIEDLWESFNDRRINIPTSGIFVSGSLDRSVVESFLLLYQQSMSLSLANREKTAEIVSEKMGGFPVPVLKKAMDTAGFLFSDSEKAREETTIYIEKLRELDQELTGDIDLDALFF